The Kwoniella shandongensis chromosome 2, complete sequence DNA segment GTCAAACGTAGTGCTGTCATAATACATCTATTGTAAGTCTACCGTAACAAACATCGCTGACCATATAGCCTCGCAATCGCTGCCGACGGATTAGCCGTCCATCGATTCCAGCTGTCCATCGTCTTGGCCATCGCGACAGCATTGGGTGTCTTCGGTGTCGAGTTTATCTTTTCCACCGCCGGTTCTTTGATCGCCGCGGGCGTTGGATGGCTCCTCTTGACAATGGTCAACGTGAGTGTCTGCATCTGAGCCATAGCTGATAGTATAGCTCGTATGGGTGCTGTACTTGACATCAGAGGAAGACACGTTCTTCTATAACCTACTCAACTCGGGCGGTAACGGCGGGCTTTCAAGCAATAACAGACGCATTGGAGGCTCAATGGGCCGACGAGACTCTGCGACTACTGGTTTCGCCGGCGGAGAGATGGGCATCAGCGGTCACAGCGGAGGTATCTCAAGAGGCATCTCGTCCAACCACATCAACGGCGGTGGATATCCCGTTGGAGGTTACGCACCTGCCGCAACCGAAGGTACCCCTCAAAAGGCGCCTTCCGTTCGTGACAACTACAATCAACAGAGCCCAGGGTCAGAGGACGGCACCTACAAGCATCgcgcaaggtgagttcaccGACGTCATCTCAAGCTCACATACAGGGCCATGTATGCGTACTCTGCGTCACCAGACGATCCCAACGAGGTGTCGTTTGCGAAGGGGGATATCCTCGAGGTGATGGATAATACGGGAAAGTGGTTCCAGGTCCGCACACCCACGGGTGCTACCGGAGTGAGTGAATATACCACGAATGCTTGTCGTGCTGACCTATGGCAGATTGCTCCTTCCAATTACCTCACTATGCTGTGAGATCCACCATGATCAAGGGCTACGAAAGAAACGAACACGTCACGGCGGGGAAAGTCAGATATCTTGGATTAGGAATACCCATGCCTGGTTGCATATCAACATGCAAAGATTATCTACAAATGTGCATCtatgacttcttcttcttcttctttttcttcttctgggaGCCAACAttgtgttgtgtgttggtTTGGTCGCTCGCTGCTTTCGCTTCTGGCGAGGGGGGTCGAGAAGGGGTTGTGGATCCCGGTTGCGAGGGATTGGCATCGGTCTCCGCTGGCTCAACAGGAGTCGCAGCTGGAGAGGTACTTGTACTCTCGACTGGTGTTATTGCCGGGTTTTCTTCGGATGTTGACGTGAGGACATCTGTTGCCGTTTCGGCCACTTCTGCATTGGTGTTGTTCTCAACATCGGCAGTTTCGGTTGTTTCCGTCGCACCGGTTTCTGACGAGTGGAGTTCAGCAGAAGGTCCCGCTTCGTGTTTGTCCGAAAGGGCAACCTCGGGAGCGGCGATCGCGTCTAGTGCAGGAGCCAACGCCGATTGTAATTGTCTGGTTGACCTTGCTTCAGTCACGTTACTCGTGTTCTTATCCGACTCCATCGTCGAAGCCATCTCGGGATCAATCGGTTTTGCAACCTCGACATCAGGGGCGGTTGGGGTATCCGGTGAGTCCGTCGTCGAGCCCAACGCCGCGTCCCCGCTGCGATTCGTATCCCTTACTTCCCCGTTTAGGTCGCTCGTCTCCTGTTCCGGCTCCACAGATGGGATCGCCTCGAAGTC contains these protein-coding regions:
- a CDS encoding high osmolarity signaling protein SHO1, whose protein sequence is MHGFDTGYVFRHPVFLVTFIIAIPAWVIAFAGQCAAEAKLTSGNGHTPVAGTLWFTIWVELAVIIHLLRIGGSMGRRDSATTGFAGGEMGISGHSGGISRGISSNHINGGGYPVGGYAPAATEGTPQKAPSVRDNYNQQSPGAMYAYSASPDDPNEVSFAKGDILEVMDNTGKWFQVRTPTGATGIAPSNYLTML